In a genomic window of Pseudomonas putida:
- a CDS encoding rubredoxin: protein MKKWQCFFCSYIYDEALGAPAEGIPAGTRWEDVSEDWICPECGATKEDFAMLEIA from the coding sequence ATGAAAAAGTGGCAATGTTTTTTTTGCAGTTACATCTACGACGAAGCACTCGGCGCGCCGGCCGAGGGCATTCCCGCCGGCACGCGTTGGGAAGATGTCTCCGAAGACTGGATTTGCCCGGAATGCGGCGCCACCAAAGAAGACTTCGCCATGCTGGAAATCGCCTGA
- a CDS encoding NAD(P)/FAD-dependent oxidoreductase, translating into MSQPESSCTLIVGSGHAGCEAAISLRQNGYTGRVVLIGNEVSLPYQRPPLSKGFLAGTVDDQALLIRPADAYEKANIETRLGVQVVSLNAAQKTIELSDGSSLGYSHLILATGSRPRQLAILDSERPLANVHYLRTLAHAQQMREQMLEGKRLVIIGGGYIGLEVAAVALKRGLKVSLIESMDRLLARVTAPDVSSFYQHVHQAEGAKLHLNAQLDRLNLDTTGERVESVQLSDGSVFPADLVLVGIGAIANTELAEQAGLEIDNGIVVDEYTYTSDPFIHAIGDCCSHPSELYGRRLRLESIPNAVEQARTAALAICAKPLPYRSVPWFWSDQYDLKLQTVGLSQGHDQTCLRGSPALRSFVVFYLREGMVIAADCINRQSEFALIKKLVQGRQKPDIPSLVDDSMSLKDILAQMTTPA; encoded by the coding sequence ATGAGCCAACCTGAATCCAGCTGCACCCTGATTGTCGGCAGCGGCCATGCCGGCTGCGAAGCGGCCATTTCGCTGCGCCAGAACGGTTACACCGGGCGCGTCGTTCTGATTGGCAATGAAGTCAGCCTGCCCTATCAGCGCCCTCCCCTGTCCAAAGGCTTTCTGGCCGGTACGGTCGATGATCAGGCCTTGCTCATTCGTCCCGCCGATGCTTATGAAAAGGCCAACATCGAGACGCGTCTCGGCGTTCAGGTGGTGAGCCTGAACGCCGCACAAAAGACCATTGAATTGTCCGATGGCAGCAGCCTGGGCTACAGCCATTTGATTCTCGCCACCGGCAGCCGGCCGAGACAACTTGCCATCCTGGACTCAGAGCGCCCCCTGGCAAACGTGCATTATTTGCGCACCCTCGCTCATGCGCAGCAGATGCGCGAGCAAATGCTCGAAGGCAAACGCCTGGTCATCATTGGTGGAGGTTACATTGGCCTGGAGGTCGCTGCCGTGGCGCTCAAGCGAGGGCTCAAGGTCAGTTTGATAGAAAGCATGGACCGGCTTCTGGCACGTGTAACAGCCCCGGATGTCTCCAGTTTCTATCAGCACGTTCATCAGGCTGAAGGGGCAAAACTGCACCTCAATGCCCAACTCGATCGTTTGAATCTCGACACCACGGGTGAACGGGTTGAATCGGTTCAACTCAGCGATGGCAGTGTGTTCCCCGCCGACCTGGTTTTGGTTGGGATCGGTGCCATTGCCAATACCGAGCTGGCCGAGCAAGCGGGACTAGAAATCGACAATGGCATTGTGGTCGATGAGTACACTTACACCAGCGACCCATTCATTCATGCCATTGGTGATTGCTGCAGTCATCCAAGCGAGCTCTACGGTCGCCGGCTGCGCCTGGAGTCTATTCCTAATGCCGTTGAGCAAGCCCGGACGGCGGCACTGGCGATCTGCGCCAAGCCCTTGCCCTATCGTTCGGTACCTTGGTTCTGGTCCGATCAGTACGACCTGAAACTGCAAACTGTCGGCTTGTCACAGGGTCACGACCAGACCTGCCTGCGCGGCTCACCGGCTTTGCGTTCGTTTGTTGTGTTCTACCTGCGCGAGGGCATGGTGATTGCCGCAGACTGCATCAATCGCCAATCGGAATTCGCCTTGATCAAGAAGCTCGTTCAGGGACGACAAAAACCCGACATCCCAAGCCTTGTCGACGATTCAATGTCACTCAAGGACATCCTCGCTCAAATGACTACCCCCGCCTGA
- a CDS encoding cache domain-containing protein: MKLFQGAGRWVACWIFLLITVQAGAAEPQDDGQGARALLERAVLYYQEHHESAMAAFSRQGDFVDNNCYVLVLNTSGVMLASGGPSSYLIGKNVGEVLPKELKTAFSEALRTESGQGVRKAQYHWKNWSGDRDENKVVYYRRVDDKLFAVGYFISRESAENARLMLDKVADAIASNPASTLDAINQANPAFRQDDLYPYVIDLNSRRFVAHGLNKRLLGVDFSTLKDAHGQPLGAPILRISQRKGTGEYQYLWTNPLTNRVENKHAFFRRVGSYLVAVGYYQDKP; the protein is encoded by the coding sequence ATGAAACTGTTTCAAGGGGCGGGCAGGTGGGTAGCGTGCTGGATATTTCTGCTGATAACCGTTCAGGCCGGGGCCGCAGAGCCTCAGGACGATGGTCAGGGGGCAAGGGCTCTGCTTGAGCGTGCAGTTCTTTATTATCAGGAGCATCACGAAAGTGCCATGGCGGCTTTCAGTCGCCAGGGGGATTTTGTTGATAACAACTGTTATGTGCTGGTGCTCAATACCAGTGGCGTAATGCTGGCAAGTGGCGGTCCGTCCAGTTATCTGATCGGGAAGAACGTCGGTGAGGTCTTGCCAAAAGAATTGAAGACGGCTTTCTCCGAGGCCCTGCGGACCGAGTCAGGCCAGGGCGTGCGGAAGGCTCAATACCACTGGAAAAACTGGAGTGGCGACCGCGACGAGAACAAGGTCGTCTACTACCGTCGCGTCGATGACAAACTCTTCGCCGTGGGCTACTTCATTTCACGGGAGTCTGCGGAAAATGCCCGGTTGATGCTCGACAAGGTTGCGGATGCCATCGCATCCAACCCTGCTTCCACGCTGGATGCCATCAATCAGGCGAACCCGGCGTTTCGTCAGGATGATCTGTACCCTTACGTGATTGATCTGAACAGTCGGCGCTTTGTTGCTCATGGCCTCAATAAGCGTTTGCTGGGCGTGGATTTCAGTACCCTCAAGGACGCCCATGGTCAGCCATTAGGGGCACCCATTCTGCGCATATCTCAGCGCAAGGGGACAGGAGAGTATCAATACCTTTGGACAAATCCATTGACCAACCGGGTCGAGAACAAGCATGCGTTTTTCCGCCGGGTAGGTTCGTATCTGGTCGCTGTCGGTTACTACCAGGACAAGCCGTAA
- a CDS encoding amidohydrolase family protein, with product MKVDDLILISVDDHIVEPPTMFDQHLTVEQKAFAPKVLKDKNGADYWLFEGRRAGNIGLNAVVGRNREEYGCEPISFEQMRRGAWDIKARIDDMNANGLLASLNFPSVVTFDGSLFHQFDNKKNALTLLKAYNDWHIDEWCGSFPGRNIPNAIVPYWDINATVEEIKRVVAKGCHAISFTDNPSLKGQPSLHDAHWEPLWKVCAENKVVINIHIGSGAQAPHASMDTPIDAWIITMPISIVNSAADWLHLKALQRYPDLKIALSEGGIGWIPYFLERADFVHDHHRAWTYADFGGKKPSEVFREHFLTCFIDDKFGLKNLEDIGEDNVAYECDYPHSDTVWPECPDRLIETVSHLPASTIDKITHGNAMRLYNFDAFSLMGGRNNCTAGALRAQATHIDTRPQSFGGPAPLAEGETRRCVTSGDIIKMFTQVSKEDGKIEA from the coding sequence ATGAAAGTCGATGACTTGATCCTGATTAGCGTTGACGACCACATCGTAGAGCCTCCCACCATGTTCGATCAGCACCTGACAGTGGAGCAAAAAGCCTTCGCTCCCAAAGTGCTCAAAGACAAGAATGGTGCGGACTACTGGCTCTTCGAAGGCCGTCGCGCTGGCAATATCGGATTGAATGCCGTGGTCGGGCGCAACCGCGAAGAATATGGCTGCGAGCCCATTTCATTCGAGCAAATGCGCAGAGGCGCATGGGATATCAAGGCGCGCATCGATGACATGAACGCCAACGGCCTGCTGGCTTCGTTGAACTTCCCTAGCGTCGTGACCTTCGATGGCAGTCTGTTCCACCAGTTCGATAACAAGAAAAACGCGTTGACCCTGCTCAAGGCCTACAACGACTGGCATATCGACGAATGGTGCGGCAGCTTCCCGGGACGCAACATTCCCAATGCCATTGTTCCGTACTGGGACATCAACGCTACCGTCGAGGAAATCAAGCGTGTGGTTGCCAAGGGCTGCCACGCCATCAGCTTCACCGACAACCCGTCCCTCAAAGGCCAGCCGAGCCTGCATGACGCCCACTGGGAGCCACTGTGGAAGGTCTGCGCGGAAAACAAGGTCGTCATCAATATTCATATCGGTTCCGGCGCCCAGGCTCCGCATGCCTCAATGGACACTCCGATCGACGCATGGATCATCACCATGCCGATTTCCATCGTCAATTCGGCGGCCGACTGGCTCCACCTCAAGGCCTTGCAGCGTTATCCGGACCTGAAGATCGCCTTGTCCGAAGGCGGCATTGGCTGGATTCCATACTTCCTGGAGCGCGCAGACTTCGTGCACGACCACCACCGCGCCTGGACCTATGCCGATTTCGGTGGCAAGAAGCCAAGCGAAGTGTTCCGCGAGCATTTCCTCACATGCTTTATCGATGACAAGTTCGGCCTGAAGAACCTCGAAGACATCGGCGAAGACAACGTGGCCTACGAGTGCGATTACCCGCACTCCGATACCGTCTGGCCAGAGTGCCCCGATCGCCTGATCGAAACAGTCTCCCACCTGCCGGCCAGCACCATCGACAAGATCACCCATGGCAACGCCATGCGTCTCTACAACTTCGATGCGTTCAGCCTGATGGGAGGTCGCAATAATTGCACCGCGGGCGCGCTGCGCGCTCAGGCAACCCACATTGACACCCGTCCGCAATCGTTCGGTGGCCCGGCGCCGCTGGCTGAAGGCGAAACCCGTCGCTGTGTGACCTCGGGCGACATCATCAAGATGTTCACCCAGGTATCCAAGGAAGACGGCAAAATCGAAGCGTGA
- a CDS encoding aldo/keto reductase, with protein sequence MRYKLLGRSGLRVSELCLGTMTFGNQGWGTEEVEAARLYSHYRDQGGNFLDTANEIYAGGASEEMLGRLLQGHRDQMVVTTKYSLALPGGQDINAGGNHRKSLHRSVEASLRRLGTDYIDLLWVHAWDALTPIEEMLRALDDLVRQGKVLYLGISNTPAWVVAKCNTLARANGWTPFIAMQAEYNLLERSIEHEVLPMCRSEGLSLAAWSPLASGILSGKYSTEVAGGERKRLDVAAMKSLDERGLVMAEAVGKIARKIDRTPAQVALNWLRAQPDVIPLLGVRTHAQLVDNMGCLEFDLDSACLAELGASGKPAAHYPYDYLNKYQNLINAGFHSQIDVDH encoded by the coding sequence ATGCGTTACAAGCTTTTGGGAAGATCCGGTCTGCGGGTGTCGGAGCTGTGCCTGGGTACCATGACATTCGGCAACCAAGGATGGGGCACGGAGGAGGTCGAAGCGGCGAGGCTTTATTCGCACTATCGCGATCAAGGCGGCAACTTCCTTGATACCGCCAATGAAATCTATGCAGGCGGTGCCAGCGAAGAGATGCTGGGGCGATTGTTGCAGGGCCATCGCGATCAAATGGTGGTAACCACCAAATATTCCCTGGCACTTCCGGGTGGCCAGGACATCAACGCCGGCGGCAATCATCGTAAAAGCCTGCACCGCTCGGTCGAAGCAAGCTTGCGACGACTGGGTACCGACTATATCGATTTGCTCTGGGTTCACGCTTGGGACGCATTGACGCCGATCGAGGAAATGCTGCGAGCTCTGGATGACCTGGTCAGACAGGGCAAGGTGCTTTACCTCGGTATTTCCAACACCCCCGCCTGGGTTGTGGCTAAATGCAATACATTGGCGCGTGCCAACGGCTGGACACCCTTTATCGCCATGCAGGCCGAGTACAACTTGCTCGAGCGTTCGATCGAACATGAAGTGTTGCCGATGTGCCGCAGCGAAGGGTTGAGTCTGGCTGCCTGGTCTCCATTGGCGAGCGGGATCCTAAGCGGCAAGTACAGCACCGAAGTAGCGGGGGGCGAGAGAAAGCGTCTGGATGTCGCGGCAATGAAATCACTGGATGAGCGCGGGCTGGTCATGGCCGAGGCCGTAGGCAAAATCGCCAGGAAAATTGACAGGACTCCTGCGCAAGTTGCCTTGAACTGGTTGCGTGCACAACCGGATGTCATTCCGCTGTTGGGCGTGAGGACGCATGCTCAGTTAGTGGACAATATGGGGTGTCTTGAGTTTGATCTGGACTCGGCGTGTCTGGCCGAACTGGGTGCGTCAGGCAAGCCGGCTGCCCATTACCCTTACGATTATTTAAACAAGTATCAAAACCTGATCAACGCAGGTTTTCATTCGCAGATCGATGTCGATCATTGA
- a CDS encoding electron transfer flavoprotein subunit alpha/FixB family protein translates to MTILVIAEHDNKVLAPATLNTVAAAAKIGGDIHVLVAGQGAGAVAEAAAQVAGVAKVLVADNAAYAHQLPENVAPLVSELGKGYSHILAAATSNGKNILPRVAAALDVDQISEIISVESADTFKRPIYAGNAIATVQSNAAVKVITVRATGFDPVAATGGSAAVEAVAAARDAGISSFVGEELAKSDRPELTAAKIVVSGGRGMQNGDNFKHLYALADKLGAGVGASRAAVDAGFVPNDMQVGQTGKIVAPQLYIAVGISGAIQHLAGMKDSKVIVAINKDEEAPIFQVADYGLVADLFEAVPEFEQLV, encoded by the coding sequence ATGACAATTCTGGTTATTGCCGAGCACGACAACAAAGTGCTGGCTCCGGCCACGCTGAATACCGTTGCCGCCGCTGCCAAAATCGGCGGCGACATCCACGTTCTGGTTGCAGGTCAGGGCGCTGGCGCCGTGGCTGAAGCCGCTGCACAAGTGGCTGGCGTGGCGAAAGTGTTGGTGGCCGATAACGCCGCTTACGCTCACCAGCTGCCGGAAAACGTTGCCCCTCTGGTATCCGAGTTGGGCAAGGGCTACAGCCACATCCTGGCTGCCGCTACTTCCAACGGCAAAAACATCCTGCCGCGCGTTGCCGCTGCATTGGACGTTGACCAGATCTCCGAGATCATCTCGGTAGAAAGCGCTGACACCTTCAAGCGTCCGATCTACGCCGGTAACGCCATCGCTACCGTTCAGTCGAACGCTGCGGTCAAGGTGATCACCGTGCGTGCCACCGGTTTCGACCCGGTTGCCGCGACCGGTGGTTCGGCCGCTGTTGAAGCCGTTGCTGCTGCACGCGACGCTGGCATCTCCAGCTTCGTTGGCGAAGAATTGGCCAAGTCCGATCGTCCTGAACTGACCGCTGCCAAGATCGTCGTTTCTGGCGGCCGTGGCATGCAGAACGGTGACAACTTCAAACACCTGTACGCCCTGGCCGACAAGCTGGGCGCTGGCGTGGGTGCTTCGCGCGCTGCGGTCGATGCAGGCTTCGTACCCAACGACATGCAGGTCGGTCAGACCGGCAAGATCGTTGCGCCTCAGCTGTACATCGCCGTCGGTATCTCCGGCGCGATCCAGCACCTGGCCGGCATGAAAGACTCCAAAGTGATCGTTGCGATCAACAAGGACGAAGAAGCGCCGATCTTCCAGGTGGCCGATTACGGCCTGGTGGCAGATCTGTTCGAAGCTGTGCCGGAATTTGAACAGCTGGTCTGA
- a CDS encoding electron transfer flavoprotein subunit beta/FixA family protein, which translates to MKILVPLKRVVDYNVKVRVKADNSGVDLANVKMSMNPFCEIAVEEAVRLKEKGVATEVVVVSVGPSAAQEQLRTALALGADRAILVESAEELTSLAVAKLLKAVVDKEQPRLVILGKQAIDSDNNQTGQMLAALSGYGQGTFASKVEISGDSVTVTREIDGGAQTVSLKLPAIVTTDLRLNEPRYASLPNIMKAKKKPLETLTPDALGVSTASTNKIVKVEAPASRSAGIMVKSVAELVEKLKNEAKVI; encoded by the coding sequence ATGAAAATCCTGGTCCCTCTCAAACGAGTGGTCGATTACAACGTCAAGGTTCGCGTCAAAGCGGACAATTCCGGCGTCGACCTCGCCAACGTCAAGATGTCGATGAACCCATTCTGCGAAATCGCAGTGGAAGAAGCCGTACGCCTTAAAGAGAAGGGCGTCGCGACTGAAGTCGTCGTCGTTTCCGTAGGCCCGTCCGCCGCTCAGGAGCAGCTGCGCACCGCGCTGGCTCTGGGTGCCGACCGCGCAATCCTCGTTGAATCCGCCGAAGAGCTGACGTCCCTGGCCGTGGCCAAACTGTTGAAAGCCGTTGTCGACAAGGAACAGCCCCGGCTGGTGATCCTTGGCAAGCAGGCCATCGACAGCGACAACAACCAGACTGGCCAGATGCTCGCGGCACTGAGCGGCTACGGTCAGGGCACGTTCGCTTCGAAAGTCGAAATCAGCGGCGACAGCGTTACCGTGACCCGCGAAATCGACGGCGGCGCGCAGACCGTTTCCCTGAAACTGCCGGCCATCGTCACCACCGACCTGCGTTTGAACGAGCCGCGTTATGCGTCTCTGCCAAACATCATGAAAGCCAAGAAGAAGCCTCTCGAGACGCTGACTCCGGACGCTTTGGGCGTTTCCACCGCCTCCACCAACAAGATCGTGAAAGTCGAAGCGCCGGCTTCCCGTAGTGCCGGCATCATGGTCAAGTCGGTGGCTGAGCTGGTCGAGAAACTGAAAAACGAAGCGAAGGTGATCTAA
- a CDS encoding MaoC/PaaZ C-terminal domain-containing protein, producing the protein MPRFRQRASEELQAGDSFTASRRFNLEDIQLFTRFSRDYQPAFFDVCCAEAAVFKARVSHELLTASLVTEIGRKIGWVGDRITFHFTQPAYTGDMITCHWVIKTLSNQGRAIAKITMTNEAGVTVMDAEACGVVSSLAGHNNKKGLSAPI; encoded by the coding sequence ATGCCTCGCTTCAGACAGCGTGCCTCGGAGGAGCTTCAGGCTGGGGACAGCTTCACAGCTTCCCGCCGCTTTAACCTTGAAGACATCCAGCTTTTCACGAGATTTTCTCGGGACTATCAACCTGCATTTTTCGATGTGTGTTGTGCCGAGGCCGCTGTTTTTAAAGCACGTGTTTCCCATGAGTTGTTGACGGCCAGCCTGGTCACCGAAATCGGCAGGAAAATTGGCTGGGTAGGTGACCGCATCACCTTCCACTTCACGCAGCCGGCCTATACCGGGGACATGATCACCTGCCACTGGGTCATCAAGACTTTGAGCAATCAAGGCCGTGCAATCGCCAAAATCACGATGACCAACGAAGCGGGAGTGACAGTAATGGACGCCGAAGCCTGCGGGGTTGTTTCGTCGTTGGCCGGTCACAACAATAAGAAAGGGTTGTCTGCCCCAATATGA
- the glcD gene encoding glycolate oxidase subunit GlcD: protein MNILYDERVDGVLPATDKHALLQALREQMPDLEILHCQEELKPYECDGLSAYRTTPMLVVLPREIEQVEKLLKICHQQRVPVVPRGAGTGLSGGALPLEKGVLLVMARFNKILEIDPAGRFARVQPGVRNLAISQAAAPHGLYYAPDPSSQIACSIGGNVAENAGGVHCLKYGLTVHNLLKVEMLTVDGERLTLGCNALDSPGFDLLALFTGSEGMLGVITEVTVKLLPKPQSAKVLLAAFDSVEKAGRAVGDIIAAGIIPGGLEMMDNLAIRAAEDFIHAGYPVDAEAILLCELDGVEADVDDDCERVRRVLEQAGATEVRQAKDEAERVRFWAGRKNAFPAVGRLSPDYYCMDGTIPRRELPGVLRAIAELSAEYNLRVANVFHAGDGNMHPLILFDANTPGELDRAEALGGKILELCVKVGGSITGEHGVGREKINQMCAQFSGDELTLFHAVKAAFDPSGLLNPGKNIPTLHRCAEFGAMHVHMGQLPFPELERF, encoded by the coding sequence ATGAATATCCTTTACGACGAACGCGTTGATGGGGTTCTCCCCGCCACCGATAAACACGCGCTTTTGCAGGCATTGCGTGAGCAAATGCCCGACCTGGAAATCCTGCACTGCCAGGAAGAGCTCAAACCCTATGAGTGCGACGGTTTATCCGCCTACCGCACCACACCCATGCTGGTGGTGTTGCCTCGCGAAATCGAGCAGGTCGAAAAACTGCTGAAGATCTGCCATCAGCAGCGTGTTCCGGTGGTTCCTCGCGGAGCCGGCACAGGCCTGTCGGGCGGTGCACTGCCACTGGAAAAAGGCGTGCTGCTGGTAATGGCACGCTTCAACAAAATTCTTGAAATCGATCCCGCTGGGCGGTTTGCCCGCGTCCAGCCGGGAGTGCGCAACCTGGCGATCTCTCAGGCCGCCGCACCCCATGGTTTGTATTACGCCCCAGACCCCTCCTCGCAAATCGCCTGTTCCATCGGCGGCAACGTCGCGGAAAACGCTGGCGGTGTGCACTGCCTGAAATATGGCCTGACCGTGCACAACCTGCTGAAAGTGGAAATGCTCACGGTGGACGGCGAACGCCTGACCCTGGGCTGCAATGCCCTCGACTCGCCAGGTTTTGATCTGCTGGCACTGTTCACGGGCTCCGAAGGCATGCTCGGGGTGATCACGGAGGTGACCGTCAAGCTGCTACCCAAACCACAATCAGCCAAGGTGTTGCTGGCAGCATTTGACTCCGTGGAAAAAGCCGGTCGTGCAGTCGGCGATATCATTGCTGCCGGCATCATCCCCGGTGGCCTTGAGATGATGGATAACTTGGCCATTCGCGCCGCCGAGGACTTCATCCACGCCGGTTATCCAGTCGACGCCGAAGCCATCCTGCTGTGCGAACTTGACGGCGTCGAGGCCGATGTCGACGACGACTGCGAGCGCGTCCGACGAGTGCTGGAGCAAGCCGGTGCCACCGAAGTGCGCCAGGCCAAAGACGAAGCCGAACGCGTGCGCTTTTGGGCCGGACGCAAGAATGCCTTTCCCGCTGTCGGGCGCCTCTCGCCGGATTATTACTGCATGGATGGCACCATCCCGCGCCGCGAACTGCCCGGTGTTCTGCGGGCAATCGCCGAGTTGTCCGCCGAATACAATTTGCGCGTCGCCAACGTCTTCCACGCCGGCGACGGCAACATGCATCCGCTGATTCTGTTCGATGCCAACACGCCCGGAGAACTGGATCGCGCCGAAGCCCTGGGCGGCAAGATCCTCGAACTGTGCGTGAAGGTCGGTGGCAGCATCACCGGCGAACACGGTGTGGGCCGGGAGAAAATCAACCAGATGTGCGCACAGTTCAGCGGTGACGAATTGACTCTGTTCCACGCGGTCAAGGCGGCCTTCGACCCCAGCGGCCTGCTCAACCCCGGAAAGAACATTCCCACCTTGCATCGATGCGCCGAGTTCGGCGCCATGCATGTGCACATGGGGCAGTTACCCTTCCCTGAACTGGAGCGTTTCTAA
- the glcE gene encoding glycolate oxidase subunit GlcE → MPAQHSNDAGAELLQQVEHALRNHVPLRIQGGNSKAHLGREVRGQLLDTRAHRGIVTYDPTELVITARAGTPLAELNATLDAAGQMLPCEPPHSDDGATLGGMVAAGLSGPRRPWAGSVRDYVLGTRVITGHGKHLRFGGEVMKNVAGYDLSRLMAGSFGCLGLLTEVSLKVLPKPRHSLSITLEMNTEQALLKLAQWGQQPIPISAASHDGQRLNLRLEGGEGSVTAAHDRLGGELLDAGYWSELNAQRLAFFADDRPLWRLSLPIHTGPLSLPGEQLIDWGGAQRWLKSSAEAETIRAIASQAGGHATCHANAEQPFQPLAAPLLRYQQSLKSQLDPQGIFNPGRMYAEI, encoded by the coding sequence ATGCCTGCTCAACACTCCAACGACGCTGGCGCAGAGCTTTTGCAACAGGTTGAACATGCCCTGCGCAACCATGTCCCGTTGCGCATTCAGGGAGGGAACAGCAAGGCTCATCTGGGTCGCGAGGTGCGCGGTCAACTGCTCGATACCCGCGCGCATCGCGGCATTGTGACCTACGACCCTACGGAATTGGTGATCACGGCACGCGCCGGCACGCCGTTGGCCGAATTGAACGCAACGCTGGACGCCGCCGGGCAAATGCTGCCGTGCGAACCACCGCACAGCGATGACGGTGCCACCCTTGGTGGCATGGTTGCGGCCGGCCTGTCGGGGCCACGCAGACCGTGGGCCGGCTCGGTTCGCGACTACGTGCTGGGAACCCGCGTCATTACCGGTCATGGCAAGCATCTGCGCTTCGGTGGCGAAGTGATGAAGAACGTGGCGGGCTACGATTTGTCGCGCTTGATGGCTGGCAGTTTTGGCTGCCTCGGACTGCTGACCGAAGTGTCCCTCAAGGTCCTGCCAAAGCCGCGACATAGCCTCAGCATCACCCTGGAAATGAACACCGAGCAGGCCCTGCTGAAACTGGCGCAGTGGGGGCAACAACCCATCCCCATCAGCGCGGCCAGCCATGACGGACAACGTTTGAATCTGCGTCTGGAGGGCGGCGAAGGCTCGGTAACGGCAGCGCATGATCGTTTGGGCGGCGAACTGCTCGACGCCGGTTACTGGAGCGAACTGAATGCCCAGCGCCTGGCATTTTTTGCCGATGACCGCCCGCTCTGGCGCCTGTCACTGCCGATCCACACCGGCCCATTGAGCCTGCCAGGCGAGCAACTGATCGATTGGGGCGGTGCCCAGCGCTGGCTGAAATCCAGCGCCGAAGCCGAGACCATCCGCGCCATTGCCAGTCAAGCTGGAGGACATGCCACCTGCCATGCAAATGCCGAGCAGCCATTCCAGCCACTGGCGGCACCGCTGCTGCGCTACCAGCAATCGCTCAAGTCACAACTGGACCCACAAGGGATTTTCAATCCAGGCCGAATGTACGCAGAGATCTGA
- the glcF gene encoding glycolate oxidase subunit GlcF, protein MQTTLSEKAQRLERAEEAESILRSCVHCGFCNATCPTYQLLGDELDGPRGRIYLIKQVLEGNEVTAKTQQHLDRCLSCRNCETTCPSGVNYHNLLDIGRAVVDQAVPRSTGQRLLRHGLRSLLPNPLLFKPLLKIGKSLRPVLPQTVRLKLPRHITQAKPRPTRTLARTMLMLEGCVQPSLSPNTNAATARVLDRLGISITPISQAGCCGAVDYHLDAQQAGLERARRNIDAWWPAIESGAEAIVQTASGCGAFVKEYGHLLKHDPAYAQKATRISAMSKDLVEVLQAEPLEQLGARSEQRLAFHCPCTLQHALKLGGAVESVLTRLGFHLTAVPDSHLCCGSAGTYSITQPTLSRQLRDNKMKALESGSPAVIATANIGCQTHLDSAGRTPVRHWIEVVEDAIHSQENP, encoded by the coding sequence ATGCAAACCACCTTGAGCGAAAAAGCCCAGCGTCTGGAGCGCGCCGAAGAAGCCGAAAGCATCTTGCGCAGTTGCGTACATTGCGGTTTCTGCAATGCCACCTGCCCGACTTACCAACTGTTGGGTGATGAACTGGATGGCCCGCGCGGGCGCATCTACCTGATCAAGCAAGTGCTGGAAGGCAACGAAGTCACGGCCAAGACCCAGCAACATCTGGACCGTTGCCTGTCATGCAGAAACTGCGAAACCACCTGCCCTTCCGGTGTCAATTATCACAATCTGCTGGACATCGGTCGTGCCGTGGTTGATCAGGCGGTGCCGCGCAGCACGGGTCAGCGCCTGTTGCGCCATGGCTTACGGTCCTTGTTGCCCAACCCGCTCCTGTTCAAGCCCTTGCTGAAAATCGGCAAAAGCTTGCGCCCTGTATTGCCTCAAACCGTACGGCTGAAATTGCCGCGACACATCACCCAGGCAAAACCCCGGCCGACGCGAACGCTCGCACGAACGATGTTAATGCTCGAAGGCTGCGTGCAGCCAAGCTTGTCCCCGAACACCAATGCTGCCACCGCGCGGGTTCTGGATCGCTTGGGCATCAGTATCACGCCAATCAGCCAGGCTGGATGCTGTGGCGCGGTTGACTACCACCTCGACGCGCAGCAAGCGGGGCTGGAGCGAGCCCGGCGCAATATCGACGCCTGGTGGCCGGCTATCGAAAGTGGTGCCGAGGCGATCGTGCAAACCGCCAGCGGCTGCGGTGCTTTTGTCAAGGAATATGGCCATCTGCTCAAGCATGATCCGGCGTATGCCCAGAAGGCGACCCGGATCAGTGCCATGAGCAAGGATCTGGTCGAGGTCCTGCAAGCGGAGCCTTTGGAACAACTTGGCGCTCGCAGCGAGCAACGCCTGGCCTTCCATTGTCCGTGCACACTGCAACATGCCCTCAAGCTCGGCGGCGCGGTCGAAAGCGTTCTGACTCGCCTGGGATTTCATCTCACCGCCGTGCCCGACAGCCATCTTTGTTGCGGCTCTGCGGGTACCTACTCAATCACTCAACCCACGCTGTCGCGTCAGCTGCGCGACAACAAGATGAAGGCGCTGGAGAGCGGCTCACCCGCCGTTATTGCCACCGCCAACATCGGCTGCCAAACCCACCTCGACAGTGCCGGCCGCACCCCGGTTCGGCACTGGATCGAAGTGGTGGAAGATGCCATTCACTCACAGGAAAACCCATGA